From Thermogemmata fonticola, a single genomic window includes:
- a CDS encoding type II secretion system F family protein, with protein MESLGPLGLFGIGITVLCLLAAILVVSRSLAERRRLAERRLTSPPDSGVGLTKIAPEPEPDLRTRFDTWFETAVRHSGLDASPLGVLAVMIFLATLFGGGVWLWKENLGLTVLGILLGLGIPLGVVAIASRRYRRQLQDQLPDAFRMIAGSVRAGLPIEEAIRFYAEQGTPPLADELKHTVGLMKLGLSPTAALQSTARRIRLMDFDLLVSTVGLYTQTGGNLVLLLERLADSVRDRNQYRGQFLAATAQGRIVAIAIGLAAPLLLLAYVLAEPEYVQSFMQSPGGWSIILMCAIMQAIGIVWLLQILKVDY; from the coding sequence GTGGAATCGCTGGGACCGCTGGGACTGTTCGGCATCGGCATTACCGTGCTCTGCCTCCTGGCTGCCATATTGGTGGTTTCTCGTTCGTTGGCCGAACGGCGTCGCCTCGCGGAACGCCGCCTGACTAGCCCTCCCGATAGCGGCGTGGGTTTGACCAAAATCGCTCCTGAGCCAGAACCGGACCTGCGAACCCGCTTCGACACCTGGTTCGAGACCGCTGTGCGGCACTCCGGTCTGGATGCCTCTCCCCTGGGAGTGTTAGCTGTCATGATCTTTCTGGCCACACTCTTTGGAGGCGGCGTGTGGCTCTGGAAAGAAAACCTGGGGTTGACCGTGCTGGGGATCCTCTTGGGGTTGGGAATTCCTTTGGGAGTGGTAGCCATAGCCAGCCGGCGGTACCGCCGTCAGTTGCAGGATCAATTGCCGGATGCCTTCCGCATGATCGCCGGTTCCGTGCGTGCAGGCTTGCCGATTGAAGAAGCCATCCGCTTTTACGCGGAACAGGGCACCCCCCCGCTCGCGGATGAGTTGAAGCACACCGTCGGTCTGATGAAACTGGGTCTGAGTCCCACTGCCGCCCTGCAATCCACGGCTCGCCGGATTCGTCTCATGGATTTTGATCTGCTCGTTTCTACCGTCGGCCTCTACACCCAAACTGGCGGCAATCTGGTGCTGCTCCTGGAACGGCTAGCCGATAGCGTTCGCGATCGCAATCAGTACCGTGGTCAATTCCTTGCCGCCACAGCCCAAGGACGGATCGTGGCCATTGCCATCGGACTAGCTGCACCACTGCTCCTACTCGCTTACGTCCTGGCCGAACCGGAATATGTCCAGAGTTTCATGCAAAGCCCCGGCGGCTGGAGTATCATACTCATGTGCGCGATTATGCAAGCCATAGGAATCGTCTGGCTCCTCCAGATTCTCAAAGTCGATTATTGA